Proteins co-encoded in one Apis mellifera strain DH4 linkage group LG15, Amel_HAv3.1, whole genome shotgun sequence genomic window:
- the LOC551861 gene encoding ATP synthase subunit e, mitochondrial has product MSSLEAGPRPVQVSPLIKFSRWTFLLTGILYGAYHQKRLSKRENALREQELKEKPIRDAKLAEEKKKLLEAEAKMIEEWSGIKK; this is encoded by the exons ATGTCGTCTCTTGAAGCAGGTCCAAGACCAGTACAAGTATCTCCTTTAATTAAA TTTTCTCGATGGACTTTCTTGTTAACTGGAATTCTATATGGTGCTTATCATCAAAAAAGACTtagtaaaagagaaaatgcTCTTCGTGAGCAAGAACTTAAAGAAAAACCTATTAGGGATGCAAAATTagcagaagagaaaaagaagttattggaag ctGAAGCAAAAATGATAGAAGAATGGtcaggaataaaaaaataa
- the LOC409270 gene encoding glycerol-3-phosphate acyltransferase 3 isoform X2 yields MAPLWMVMSLAVSLLLTPFLMFLLAIIFLASIGKSLGVRRLYIKLLLTLFEYGRQNIENVKKKNGTWTENDQDADEENESRHVEKQNVQNWKTENDMQNGMLSSNVIARSTDLILVPEPEMQNHKNHLEETKTESSQTSTTTSLMRRDSFETLKREFKPAICLDYIKAGVEAIIEDEVTSRFEAEELKNWNLLTRTNRHYEFISWKLTVIWMCGFVMRYCFLLPLRIFICFVGVLYIVITTFLIGFLPNGFIKKWIYNKASIIAFTILSQSISATITIHNPEYKPKSGGMCVANHTSTIDVSILSTQTTFSLIGQRHGGFLGILQRALARASPHIWFERCEVKDREAVTKRLKKHISDPTNPPILIFPEGTCINNTSVMQFKKGSFEVGGVIYPVAIKYDPRFGDAFWNSSRYSMIQYLYMTMSSWAIVCDVWYLPPMYRNEGESAIDFANRVKSVIARQGGLVDLQWDGQLKRTKPKKEWREKQQEEFSKRLKAE; encoded by the exons ATGGCGCCGTTGTGGATGGTGATGTCGTTAGCGGTTTCTTTACTTTTGACACCTTTTCTTATGTTTTTACTGGCCATAATCTTTTTGGCATCTATCGGAAAATCACTTGGGGTtagaagattatatataaaattgctgTTAACACTTTTTGAG tatGGCAGACAAAATATAGAgaacgtaaaaaagaaaaacggtaCTTGGACAGAAAATGACCAGGATGCCGATGAAGAAAACGAATCGCGGCATGTCGAAAAACAGAATGTACAAAATTGGAAAACGGAAAACGATATGCAAAATGGGATGTTAAGTAGCAATGTAATAGCCAGATCGACAGATTTGATTTTGGTACCTGAGCCGGAAATGCagaatcataaaaatcatCTGGAAGAAACAAAAACAGAAAGTTCTCAAACATCTACAACtact agtcTTATGCGTAGAGATTCATTTGAAACACTAAAAAGAGAATTCAAACCTGCAATCTGTTTGGATTATATTAAAGCTGGTGTAGAGGCTATTATTGAAGATGAGGTAACATCTCGTTTCGAGGCAGAAGAATTgaag AATTGGAATCTATTAACTAGAACAAATAGACATTATGAATTCATTTCCTGGAAGCTAACAGTAATATGGATGTGTGGATTTGTTATGCGGTACtgctttcttcttcccttaaGAATATTCATTTGTTTTGTTGGG GTACTGTATATTGTAATTACAACATTTCTTATTGGCTTCTTACCAAATggttttataaagaaatggaTATACAACAAAGCTAGTATCATAGCATTCACAATATTATCACAGTCTATATCAGCtacaattacaattcataATCCAGAATATAAACCAAAATCTGGAGGAATGTGTGTAGCAAATCACACTTCCACAATCGACGTGTCCATCTTATCCACACAAACAACATTTTCTTTg ataggTCAAAGGCATGGTGGATTTTTAGGAATTCTACAAAGAGCTTTAGCACGTGCGTCACCGCATATTTGGTTTGAACGATGTGAAGTTAAAGATAGAGAAGCTGTTACAAAAcg attaaaaaaacacATTTCTGATCCTACAAATCCACCTATACTTATTTTTCCTGAAGGcacttgtataaataatacatcagttatgcaatttaaaaaaggaagttTTGAAGTTGGTGGTGTAATCTATCCTGTTGCGATAAAG TATGATCCAAGATTTGGAGATGCATTCTGGAATAGTAGTCGATATTCtatgattcaatatttatatatgactATGTCGAGTTGGGCTATAGTTTGTGATGTTTGGTACCTTCCTCCGATGTATAGAAATGAAGGAGAGAGTGCTATTGACTTTGCAAATAGAGTAAAGTCTGTGATAGCAAGACAAGGTGGTTTAGTAGATTTACAATg ggaTGGTCAACTTAAACGAACAAAACCGAAAAAGGAATGGCGAGAAAAACAACAAGAAGAATTTAGTAAACGACTTAAAgccgaataa
- the LOC409160 gene encoding dihydropteridine reductase: MEAILGRVFVYGGKGALGSACISKFKSKSWWVGCIDMKANEQADANIIVKSDNNWQEQEADILQQVTNILKGNKLDAIICVAGGWAGGNAAHKDFVKNSELMWKQSVWSSVIAASIAAHHLKEGGFLSLTGAKAALAGTPGMIGYGMAKAAVHQLTKSLATKDSGFPKDSLVVSILPVTLDTPMNRKWMPNADTSKWTSLEFVADLFWKWSQNQERPTNGSLLQLITNNNKTEIIIA, encoded by the exons ATGGAGGCAATACTTGGACGTGTTTTTGTATATGGAGGTAAAGGTGCTTTAGGTTCGGcttgtatttcaaaattcaagtcGAAAAGTTGG tGGGTTGGCTGTATTGATATGAAAGCAAATGAACAAGCTGatgcaaatataattgtaaagtCAGACAATAATTGGCAAGAACAG gaAGCTGATATTTTGCAACaagttacaaatattttaaaaggaaataaattagatGCAATTATATGTGTGGCTGGTGGATGGGCTGGTGGAAATGCAGCTCATAaggattttgtaaaaaatagtgAACTTATGTGGAAGCAAAGTGTATGGAGTTCAGTTATTGCTGCTAGCATTGCTGCACATCATTTAAAAGAAGGaggatttttatcattaactgGTGCTAAAGCTGCACTTGCAGGAACACCAGGAATGATTGGATATGGAATGGCCAAAGCTGCTGTTCATCAACTTACTAAATCTTTAGCAACTAAAGATAGTGGTTTTCCTAAAGATTCTCTTGTTGTTTCTATCTTACCTGTCACTTTAGATACACCTATGAATAGAAAATGGATGCCTAATGCTGATACATCTAAATGGACCTCACTTGAATTTGTTGCAga TCTCTTTTGGAAATGGTCACAAAATCAAGAACGTCCAACAAATGGAAGTCTTCTGCAATTAATTAccaataataacaaaacagaaataattatagcttaa
- the LOC409270 gene encoding glycerol-3-phosphate acyltransferase 4 isoform X1 encodes MAPLWMVMSLAVSLLLTPFLMFLLAIIFLASIGKSLGVRRLYIKLLLTLFEYGRQNIENVKKKNGTWTENDQDADEENESRHVEKQNVQNWKTENDMQNGMLSSNVIARSTDLILVPEPEMQNHKNHLEETKTESSQTSTTTSLMRRDSFETLKREFKPAICLDYIKAGVEAIIEDEVTSRFEAEELKNWNLLTRTNRHYEFISWKLTVIWMCGFVMRYCFLLPLRIFICFVGVLYIVITTFLIGFLPNGFIKKWIYNKASIIAFTILSQSISATITIHNPEYKPKSGGMCVANHTSTIDVSILSTQTTFSLVMWLTACTAVVGYVPEGSFKRWLNYKVSIMCFGVLSSALSSVITYHNPENRPIRGICVANHTSPIDVLVLMCDNCYSLIGQRHGGFLGILQRALARASPHIWFERCEVKDREAVTKRLKKHISDPTNPPILIFPEGTCINNTSVMQFKKGSFEVGGVIYPVAIKYDPRFGDAFWNSSRYSMIQYLYMTMSSWAIVCDVWYLPPMYRNEGESAIDFANRVKSVIARQGGLVDLQWDGQLKRTKPKKEWREKQQEEFSKRLKAE; translated from the exons ATGGCGCCGTTGTGGATGGTGATGTCGTTAGCGGTTTCTTTACTTTTGACACCTTTTCTTATGTTTTTACTGGCCATAATCTTTTTGGCATCTATCGGAAAATCACTTGGGGTtagaagattatatataaaattgctgTTAACACTTTTTGAG tatGGCAGACAAAATATAGAgaacgtaaaaaagaaaaacggtaCTTGGACAGAAAATGACCAGGATGCCGATGAAGAAAACGAATCGCGGCATGTCGAAAAACAGAATGTACAAAATTGGAAAACGGAAAACGATATGCAAAATGGGATGTTAAGTAGCAATGTAATAGCCAGATCGACAGATTTGATTTTGGTACCTGAGCCGGAAATGCagaatcataaaaatcatCTGGAAGAAACAAAAACAGAAAGTTCTCAAACATCTACAACtact agtcTTATGCGTAGAGATTCATTTGAAACACTAAAAAGAGAATTCAAACCTGCAATCTGTTTGGATTATATTAAAGCTGGTGTAGAGGCTATTATTGAAGATGAGGTAACATCTCGTTTCGAGGCAGAAGAATTgaag AATTGGAATCTATTAACTAGAACAAATAGACATTATGAATTCATTTCCTGGAAGCTAACAGTAATATGGATGTGTGGATTTGTTATGCGGTACtgctttcttcttcccttaaGAATATTCATTTGTTTTGTTGGG GTACTGTATATTGTAATTACAACATTTCTTATTGGCTTCTTACCAAATggttttataaagaaatggaTATACAACAAAGCTAGTATCATAGCATTCACAATATTATCACAGTCTATATCAGCtacaattacaattcataATCCAGAATATAAACCAAAATCTGGAGGAATGTGTGTAGCAAATCACACTTCCACAATCGACGTGTCCATCTTATCCACACAAACAACATTTTCTTTg GTAATGTGGCTGACAGCATGTACAGCTGTTGTGGGGTATGTCCCAGAGGGCAGTTTCAAGCGAtggttaaattataaagtttccATAATGTGCTTTGGTGTATTGTCCAGTGCGCTATCTTCAGTAATAACTTATCATAACCCAGAAAATCGTCCTATTAGGGGTATCTGTGTGGCAAATCACACTTCTCCTATAGATGTCCTAGTACTGATGTGCGATAATTGCTATTCTTTG ataggTCAAAGGCATGGTGGATTTTTAGGAATTCTACAAAGAGCTTTAGCACGTGCGTCACCGCATATTTGGTTTGAACGATGTGAAGTTAAAGATAGAGAAGCTGTTACAAAAcg attaaaaaaacacATTTCTGATCCTACAAATCCACCTATACTTATTTTTCCTGAAGGcacttgtataaataatacatcagttatgcaatttaaaaaaggaagttTTGAAGTTGGTGGTGTAATCTATCCTGTTGCGATAAAG TATGATCCAAGATTTGGAGATGCATTCTGGAATAGTAGTCGATATTCtatgattcaatatttatatatgactATGTCGAGTTGGGCTATAGTTTGTGATGTTTGGTACCTTCCTCCGATGTATAGAAATGAAGGAGAGAGTGCTATTGACTTTGCAAATAGAGTAAAGTCTGTGATAGCAAGACAAGGTGGTTTAGTAGATTTACAATg ggaTGGTCAACTTAAACGAACAAAACCGAAAAAGGAATGGCGAGAAAAACAACAAGAAGAATTTAGTAAACGACTTAAAgccgaataa
- the LOC409270 gene encoding glycerol-3-phosphate acyltransferase 3 isoform X3, with translation MAPLWMVMSLAVSLLLTPFLMFLLAIIFLASIGKSLGVRRLYIKLLLTLFEYGRQNIENVKKKNGTWTENDQDADEENESRHVEKQNVQNWKTENDMQNGMLSSNVIARSTDLILVPEPEMQNHKNHLEETKTESSQTSTTTSLMRRDSFETLKREFKPAICLDYIKAGVEAIIEDEVTSRFEAEELKNWNLLTRTNRHYEFISWKLTVIWMCGFVMRYCFLLPLRIFICFVGVMWLTACTAVVGYVPEGSFKRWLNYKVSIMCFGVLSSALSSVITYHNPENRPIRGICVANHTSPIDVLVLMCDNCYSLIGQRHGGFLGILQRALARASPHIWFERCEVKDREAVTKRLKKHISDPTNPPILIFPEGTCINNTSVMQFKKGSFEVGGVIYPVAIKYDPRFGDAFWNSSRYSMIQYLYMTMSSWAIVCDVWYLPPMYRNEGESAIDFANRVKSVIARQGGLVDLQWDGQLKRTKPKKEWREKQQEEFSKRLKAE, from the exons ATGGCGCCGTTGTGGATGGTGATGTCGTTAGCGGTTTCTTTACTTTTGACACCTTTTCTTATGTTTTTACTGGCCATAATCTTTTTGGCATCTATCGGAAAATCACTTGGGGTtagaagattatatataaaattgctgTTAACACTTTTTGAG tatGGCAGACAAAATATAGAgaacgtaaaaaagaaaaacggtaCTTGGACAGAAAATGACCAGGATGCCGATGAAGAAAACGAATCGCGGCATGTCGAAAAACAGAATGTACAAAATTGGAAAACGGAAAACGATATGCAAAATGGGATGTTAAGTAGCAATGTAATAGCCAGATCGACAGATTTGATTTTGGTACCTGAGCCGGAAATGCagaatcataaaaatcatCTGGAAGAAACAAAAACAGAAAGTTCTCAAACATCTACAACtact agtcTTATGCGTAGAGATTCATTTGAAACACTAAAAAGAGAATTCAAACCTGCAATCTGTTTGGATTATATTAAAGCTGGTGTAGAGGCTATTATTGAAGATGAGGTAACATCTCGTTTCGAGGCAGAAGAATTgaag AATTGGAATCTATTAACTAGAACAAATAGACATTATGAATTCATTTCCTGGAAGCTAACAGTAATATGGATGTGTGGATTTGTTATGCGGTACtgctttcttcttcccttaaGAATATTCATTTGTTTTGTTGGG GTAATGTGGCTGACAGCATGTACAGCTGTTGTGGGGTATGTCCCAGAGGGCAGTTTCAAGCGAtggttaaattataaagtttccATAATGTGCTTTGGTGTATTGTCCAGTGCGCTATCTTCAGTAATAACTTATCATAACCCAGAAAATCGTCCTATTAGGGGTATCTGTGTGGCAAATCACACTTCTCCTATAGATGTCCTAGTACTGATGTGCGATAATTGCTATTCTTTG ataggTCAAAGGCATGGTGGATTTTTAGGAATTCTACAAAGAGCTTTAGCACGTGCGTCACCGCATATTTGGTTTGAACGATGTGAAGTTAAAGATAGAGAAGCTGTTACAAAAcg attaaaaaaacacATTTCTGATCCTACAAATCCACCTATACTTATTTTTCCTGAAGGcacttgtataaataatacatcagttatgcaatttaaaaaaggaagttTTGAAGTTGGTGGTGTAATCTATCCTGTTGCGATAAAG TATGATCCAAGATTTGGAGATGCATTCTGGAATAGTAGTCGATATTCtatgattcaatatttatatatgactATGTCGAGTTGGGCTATAGTTTGTGATGTTTGGTACCTTCCTCCGATGTATAGAAATGAAGGAGAGAGTGCTATTGACTTTGCAAATAGAGTAAAGTCTGTGATAGCAAGACAAGGTGGTTTAGTAGATTTACAATg ggaTGGTCAACTTAAACGAACAAAACCGAAAAAGGAATGGCGAGAAAAACAACAAGAAGAATTTAGTAAACGACTTAAAgccgaataa